The genomic window ACAGAGTGACCCGGCGGATCAGCCTCAGGTACAGCTCCGCGTTGCACTTGAAAGCGGGCACCCAGAAGTACAGCGGTGCGCTCTCCATGGCCGCGGCCCTGGGGAGATTGCAGAAGCGCACGAGGTCCGCAGCGGTCTCGAGGGGGATCCCCTCCACGGCGGCGCGGATGCGCCAGAAGGGAAGCCCGGTCCTCTCCTCTTTCGTCTCGTCCGGCATCACGGCGAAGGGGATGTCCTCGAGGCCTTCCTCGTTTCGCCTCCAGGCGCGCTCGCAATGGCGGCAGGCCAGAACGAGGGTGTCCCTGTCGCCTTCGAGGTCCCAGCCGCAGTCGGGACAGGTGGCCGCGAAGAACCGGACCGTCGATTCGGGTTGTTTCACCGCCGCCGACATTGCCACCCACCGGTCTGCGGGCATGAGGGGCCCTCCCCTGAGCGCGTCGACGATCTGCCCGTCCCTGCGGACCAGGGGATAGTACAGGAGGCTCACCTGCTCGCCGATCCAGGCCCGGTGATGGGCCTTGGCCGTCCAGGGCGGGACGCCCAGCTGCCTCATGTTCGCCTCGTAGCCGTCGAGGGCCTGACCGATCGTGATGGAAGACGCCAGAAACGTTCCCTGGACGTCGGGTGAGACGAAGCGGAGCCTCGCGAGCCGAGGCAGGATGCCGAGAGACCAGGGAAGGGAAGGGGCGGCCAGCGCGACGTGGCTCACATCGACGGCGCCCGCCTCGATCGAGCCCCCGGGCATGCAGGAGAAGGCCATGCCCTTGAGCCTCCAGTAGGGCACGAACAGGAGGTCATCGCCCGCCTCTGCCGGTGCCGGGATGAAGCATGCCAGCGGCCCGCGGCTGCCGAGGCAGAGCTTGACCCGGCACCAGGCGCAGGTGAAGATCCGGTCCGTCTCCTCGAGGCTCACGGGGCCTGCGCAGCGGGGGCACTGGAGATCAATCTGCCAGCGCGGGCTATCCGATCTTGTTTCCACAGTGATTGCAGTACACCGAGTCGGGCAGGTTTTCGGCCCGGCACTGCGGGCAGGTTTTCGGGCCCGGGGCCTCGCCGGCGGGTGCGCCGCAGCGCGAGCAGAACTTCGCATGGGGCGTGAGGTTCTTGCCGCACCGGGGGCAGCGGTTGAAGACGACGAGCTGGTGGCCGCAGCCCGGGCAGAACTTCGCGTCGGCCGTGACGGGCCCCCTGCACTCCGGGCATGTCATGGCCTCGGCGCGGCCGCCCTGCCGCATGTACTCCGTGAAGAAGGCGGGCATCATGAGCCCCAGGCCCATCCCGAGCGCCGCGCCCGCCTCGGTCTTCGTCTCGGCGGCCTTCTCGAGGGCCATGGCGGCCTTGACCTTGAGCAGCTTGTTCACGTCGTCGAAGACGGCAAGCCGGCTCTTGTCGTCGATGGCCTTCTGCACCTCCGCGGGCGGCGTGATGGAGTTGATGTAGAGGGCCTGCAGCCCCAGGCCGAAGTGGCTGAAGTCCTCCTGGAGCCGCTTCACGAGCCCCGCGGAGAGCTCCTCGTAGCGGCCCGGGAGCTTGAAGACGGTATCGATCGTCTCGCCCATCAGATCGTTGAACCGCGAGACGATGGCCTGGCTCAGGTAGTCCTCGATCTCCGGGGTGCCGTACATGCCCTGCGTGCCGACGAGGCGGTTGACCAGCAGGGCGGGCTGCAGCACCTGGATGCTGTAGACGCCATGGGCGCGCAGGCGGATGAGGCCCAGCTCGGAGTCCCGGAAGGCGACGGGGTCGCGCGTCCCCCACTTGAGGTTGGGGAAGAGCTTCATGTTGACGAAGTAAACCTCGGCCCGCAGGGGGCTCGTCATGCCCCAGGGGAGGCTCAGGACCTTGGTGAGGATGGGGATGTTGAGCGTCGTGAGCGTGTGCCGCCCCGGGCCGAAGGCGTCGTAGGCCTTGCCCTGGTAGAAGAACACGGCCGACTGGCTCTCCCGCACGGTGAGCTGGGCGCCGTACTTGATCTCCCCCGAGCCCTTCTCGGGGATGCGGTGCACGAGCTCCTGCCCCGTCTCGTCGAACCACTCCAGCACTTCCAGGAATACGAGATTGTCGGTCCCCATCGTCTGCGTCCCTCCGCCTGAATGAAGAAGTTGTGAAGCTGGGAAGTTAGGAAGCTAAGCAATGGAGAAGAACCGGGATTCTTCTCTGCACGCCCGATTCTGCATCATGCAATAAGCATGCAGCGGGCCGGGCCGCCCTTTTCTCTCGACACCTATCGGCAGATCGGGTATTTTCCCGTAGACCTTTTTCCACGGGAGGCGGGCATGGTCCGGGCAGAGAAGACGATCGCGAAGCTCAAGGCGGGCGAGGACGTGAAGATCGTCGCCATCGGCGACTCCCTTACCTACGGCTGGATGGTCAGCAAGGGCTATCTCGATTTCCTCCGGGAGATGCTCCGGAAGCGCTACCCGAAGGCCTCCTTCCAGATCGTCAACAAGGGGATCCCCGGCGACACGGCCTCGGGGGGCCTCGACCGGATCGAATCAGACGTCTATTTCTACGGCCCGGACTGCGTCCTCATTGAGTTCGCCCTCAACGACGCCTTCTGCGGCTTCTCGTCGGAGCTCTTCGGCCGCAACATCCAGGAGATGATCGCCGGGATCCGGAAGAACACGAAGGCCGAGGTCGTCCTCGTCACGGCTGTCTGGCTCGACGACCCGCAGTCCTACGACTTCGTCGAGAAGTTCTTCTACGGCAAGCTCGAGGAGATGGCGGAGAAATTCGGCCTGCCCATCGCCCGCGTCCACGAGCGCTGGCGCAGGCAGGTGCTCTCCGGCGCCGTCGACTTCCAGGAGCTCGTCCAGTTCGACGGGGTGCACCCGACGGTGGAGGGCTACCGCCTCATGGCCGAGGCGGTGATGGAGGTGTTTGCGGAGTAAGCGCCCTACTTCTCTTTCATGCGCTCGAGGATCTCCCGGCGGGTGTCGCGGTATTCCTCCTTGTCCTCGATGGCGATGGCCTTGTCGACGAGGTACTGCGCGTGCTCGAGCCGTCCCTTTTCCATGAGGACCCAGGCGAGGTTGTTGAGCAGGTCGGGGTGGTCGCCCCTGGCCCGCAGGCCCTCGCGCAGGATGTGCTCCGCCCGGTCGAGCCTGTTCTGCCGGTAGTAGAGGTGCCCGAGGTTCAGGTAGGGGATCACCCACTCCCGGTTCTTCTTCAGGGCCTTCTCGTATTCCTTCTCGGCCAGGGCGAAGTCGCCCTTCTCCTCGTAGGCCACGCCGAGGTCGTTGTGCTGCTGGGCCGTCAGCGGGTCGTCGAGGATGATGATCTTCGGCATCGCGCAGCCCGCCAGGACGAGGACGGCAAACAGCAGAAGAAGCCTCTGCATCAGCCCCTTGCCTTGCGTCCTTTGCCTTTCGCCGTTACTTGTGCACGAGCAGGTAGGCATTCCCCATCTTCCCCCAGATCTCGGCGAAGCGGGCGTAGGGGTAGCGGTTGCCCGGAGTGGCGCCGTCGTGCGCGATGAACCCCTCGCCGTCGTATCCGAAGACCACCAAGTAGTGGGGCCTCGAGACCACCCAGAGGCCGAGGTCCACGAGCACGATGACGGGCCGTCCCCGGTCGATTGCCGCCTTGAGCCCCTCCGGGGTCCCCCGGCCCGATTTCGCCTCGAGGCCCGCTTCCCGGGCGAAGCGCTCCAGGTCGGTGATGAGGGCCCCCTGGAGCTTTTCGCTGTGCACGGCGGCCCCGACCGTTTTCTGGTCCGTCTGGACCCCGTGGTAGGTCATCACGGAGGCAAGCGCCGCCGGGCCGCAGAACTGCGAGTCCTGTTTCACGAAAGGAACGCCCTCGATCTCGAGAGCGAGGGCGTTCGAAGCCGTGAGAAGCAGCAGAAGGGCGATTCTCTTCAAGGCGCCTTACTTGATCACGATGCTCTTGTCTGTCAGCTTCAGGATCAGGATCACCAGCAGGATGATCACCAGGATGGCGATGACGACGCCGAGCGCATCGCCGCCGGCCAGCACCCGGTCCGAGGCCTGGGCGAGCATGTGAATCTGCTCATCCGAGAGTCCCTGGAGCTTCTGCTCGATCTCGCCGGGGGTCAGACCGTAGGCCTTGAGCTTTTCCTTGACGATCTCCGTCTCCAGCGCCCGCTGGATCCGGCTCAACTCGTCCTGTCGGGTCTCGGTGGCTGCACCCTGGGAGGTCACCGATCCCACCATGCCGGCGACGGCGGGGGAGACCATGAGGCAGGACAGGTAGAGGGCGACGCCCAGTGCAAGGAGGGGGTTGCGAAGTCTGGATACCATGGGTTCTTCTCCTTTTTACGTTTTTCCCGATCGAAACACGGATGGCCCGCTTCCCGCCGGTATCGAACGGGATGTTCCTCGACGGTCTTGGTCTGCTGTGACCCGTAGAGAGCTTCCGTAAGACTCTTTCGACGGGCGAAGAATAAAGCACCCGGACCTGTCTGTCAAGTGAGCCGACGAAAGACAGATGGCACGATTTTAGCAAAAAACATGGTCCCGAAAGACGCGTTTTCGCGAAACCCTAAAGGCCGGGTCCAAACCTGCCGATAACAGGGTTGAAGAGAAAATGACGCTCCCGCTAGCTTCAGCATCTCATGATGAACCCGGACAGCACCCCGGGAGGGGTCAAAGCGGTTACCATTGACAGAGGAAGCTATCGACCGGGAGCTCATGAGCTGACTGGGGTATTCGTCAGGCACGGTACCCTGGTTAGCCTTAGTCAACAACCGGAGGCGCAGGCGTGTACGAGTACCTCTTCGTCATAACGGTCAGCTTTTCGATTGTCGGTGCTTGGCTCTACGCCATCATCGAGTAGCTTCGATTTCTCAATCTCTCCTGCCTGACGTGCCGTGGTTCACCGGGGGGAGCCGGTGAGCGCGCGGCGCGTTTTTTTATTCCTCAGCGATGCACAGCGAAAAGACCGCGAGCGGGATGACCCGGTGGACCTTCACCCGCCGGAACGTCACCTCGACGGTGACGAAATCCTCGTCCGCCTTGACCAGCTTCGCCGGGCTTTTCGGCTCCGCCCCCGGGCGCACGGTGAACACGTACGTGACGTCATCGGCCGAAAGCTCGCCCACCGTGCCGACCAGGTTCTCGACGTATTTCCTGAACTTCATAAATTCCCCGTTCTCTTTTCTTTGCTTTGAGCCCTTTGCCTTATGCCTTGAGCCTTTTGCCTGTCCCGTTTACATCCACTGCGCGAAGTGCTGCTCGTACTCCTTTTCCAGGATCTCCTTGTGCCGCATCTCCTCCCGGGCCAGCCGGTCGAACAGGGCCTCGAGGTCCGTGCCCCTGTAGCGGTCGCGCAGCCCCGCGTAGAAGTCGAGGGCCTTCTTTTCCATCTGCATGGCGAAGACCATGATGTCCTGCGGGGTGCTGTCCGGGGTGAGCTCGATCTCGACCATGGTGTCCGACAGCTGGATGTCGCGTCCCTTCGCCTTCGCGGCGATTCCCTCGACGGAGCCGCTTTCGAGCGCCTCGCGGATCATCCTCCAGTGCCCCATCTCCTGGTCCGCGAGTTCCTGCAGCAGCGTCCTGGCTCCCTCGTCCTTCACCTTGCCGCGGAAGAGAAGATAGAGCTCGTTTGCCCTTTTCTCCTTTTCCATGGCGAACGTGAGTGCGTCCTGCAATGTCGCAAAGTTCATGGGTCCTCCTTGAAGACAGGCATGAGGCTTCAGGCACGAGGCGCCAGGCAGGAGAAAAACCGGATGATGGGGTCTTCCTTTTCCTGATGCCTCGAGCCTGATGCCTATTCTTTGTAATAAATCCTGTAGATCGCCCCGGCCCGGTCGTCGGAGACGAGCAGTGCGCCGTCGGGCATCACCAGCACGTCCACGGGGCGTCCCCAGGCCGAGATCCCCTCGAGCCAGCCCTCGGCGAAGGTCTCGTAGCTGACGGCCCGGTTGCCCTCGAGCCGCACCAGGGTGATCCGGTACCCGATCGGCGTGCTTCGGTTCCACGAGCCGTGCTCGGCGATGAACACCTGGTTGCGGTATTCGGCGGGGAACATGGTCCCCGTGTAGAACTTCATGCCCAGTGCGGCGACGTGGGGCCCGAGGTGGATCGCCGGGGCCGTGAACTGGCTGCAGTCCCGGTTCCTCCCGTAGGAGGCATCCAGGATGTCGCCGTGGCAGTAGGGGAACCCGAAATGCAGACCCTTGCGCGGGGCGCGGTTCAGCTCGTCGGGCGGCCGGTCGTCGCCCATCCAGTCCCGCCCGTTGTCGGTGAACCACAGCTCGCCGGTTTCCGGGTGCCAGTCGAACCCCACGGTGTTGCGCACGCCCGAGGCGAAGATTTCCAGGTCCCTGCCGTCCGGCTTCATCCGCATGATCGAGGCGTAGCGCTTGTCCCTCTTCTCGCAGACGTTGCAGGGGGCACCCACGGGGACGTAGAGCAGCCCGTCGGGCCCGAAGGCGATGTACTTCCAGCCGTGGTGCCGGTCCTTGGGGAAGGCCCTGCTCACGACCACGGGCTTGGGCGGGTTGCGGAGCCGCTCGGGGATGCCGTCAAACCGCAGGATGCGGCTCACCTCGGCCACGTACAGGGACCCGTCCCGGTACGCCACCCCGTTGGGCATGTTGAGGCCGCGGGCGATCGTGAGCACCTCGTCGGCCTTCTGGTCGCCGTCCCGGTCGATGACGGCGTAGACCTTCCCCTCGCTTTTCGTCCCGACGAACAGCACGCCCGGGGGGCCGAGCGCCATGGAGCGGGCGCCGTTGATCCCCGAGGCGTAGATCTCGATCCGGAACCCCGGCGGCAGCTTGATCGTCTCGAGCGCGGGACCGGGCGACTTCAGGGTCGGCATCACCACGGGCAAGACGGGCAGGGCCCAGAGCAGCAGCCGCGATGACCGCAGCCGCGGGATCAGCATGGGCGTCCGCGCCCGGTACTCCCGGTAGGGGTCTCCCAGCCTCCGTTCCAGTTCCGGCTCCTCGATGAGCTTGAACTCGATCAGTGACGCGACGATGAACAGCGGGGTGAAGACGGCGGTAAGCGACCAGGACCGCATCAGCACCCCGAGACCCAGGAGCATCAGAAAGACGCCCGCCAGCATGGGGTTGCGGACGTACCGGTACGGTCCCTCCCGGATCAGCCGGGGCGGCGGGTCGAGGGGGACGGGGGTCCCCTTGGCCCGCACGAACTGCACGACGGACCAGAGCCACAGGGCCGCTCCCGCGCCCAGCAGGGGCAGAGCGAGAAAAAGTGAGCCGGGCCATGACCCGAGCGGCGGAAGCGCGAGGAAGCGGTCGGCGGCAAGCGACGCGGCGATCCCGAGCAGGATCAGGCCGAGGAAGAAGGCGCCGCCAAGGGGGGCGAGCCGTTTGCGGACGGGGGCGGGTGCCGTGGCCGACCGGTAGATGAAGTCGATGATGGACTCCCGCAGGGATGTCATGAGGCCGCCGCTCCCGGGACGGTGGAAACTGTGCACGGTCTCTTATAGCACAGGCGGGCGCGGTGAGAAAAGAAGTTCGGCGGGCAAGGCCCGGGACCGGCTCAGACCAGGATGTCGAGAAGCGTGCCCTGCATCTCGTCTTCCGCCCGGATCGTCCTGACGCCGGCGGCGAAGGCGTGCCGCACCGTGATCAGGTCGACGAGTTCCTCCTCCAGGGAGACGTTGGACATCTCGTGTCCCTCCCCGAGGGTCTCGTCGGGAGGCAGCGGGGCGCCGGGCGTCTCGATGCGGGTGAGGGTGACCTTCACCCCGGCCGGAGCCGTCTCCTCGAGGGAAGCTTTGCTTTTCTTGAAGTCGTGCGTGCCGGCGTTGGCGATGTTGTTCGCCGTGACGTCGAGCTTCCTGAGGTTTGCCCTCAGGGCCGAGAGGGCCGTGTTGATCGCTTCCGACATGCCGAAACCCCCGTGTCGTCCTTCTCACTGCCTATCGGCAGCGCCAGGGCGAACTTGAGGGGCTCAGCACTCTTCCCAATCGGCGAGGCACGAGGGGCATTCGCCCCCTGTCGCCCGGTCCCAGTCCGGCCACCCCGTCTCGCGCTTCGTCACGGCGAAGGCCGCCTCCTCGGCGGTCTCGAACGAGGCGAGCCAGATGCCCCCGATGCAGAGCTTGACCATCGTCCAATCCGCCTCGTCGGGTTCGATCGTGAAGGTGCCCGCCGGCGTCCGCAGGATGTAGCTCATGCCGTGTTCCCCCGTACGCGGATTCGTTGAGCGCCTCTTGTAGCACATCCGTCCCGGATTTTCCATGTCCTGCGCGGTGACGCATTGACAGGGAGGCCCGTTTTTGAGTAAAAGGGTCGGGTGCTGACATTTCCGGCAAGGGGAGGAGGGTTCGATGAGCACGGAGTGGGAAAAAAAGGTCAGTTGCGCCACGGAGTGCCCGAGGTGCAAAAAGGGAATGGGCCCCGGGGATCTGCGGATTCTCTCCGTCTATGACGATGCCGTCATCTGCATGGCCTGCAAGGCGGTCGAGGAGAAGAGGCCGGATTACGAGGCGGCGGCCAAGAAGATGATCGGCCAGTGCATGATCGATGTGGAGATGCAGCAGAGCGATCCCGGCGGATACTGTTACCATCACTTCTACCCATACAGCTGCAAGGGATAGCGTGCCGTCGCCGGGCGCCCCCCGGGTGCCCGACGCGGACCGGTCCGGAGGGGAAGGAGGTCCCATGCTCAGCCGCTTGGCATGCCTGGTTTCACTGCTTGTTCTGATGACGGTCCTTTCGGGCTGCATGGTCACGAAGAGCGCATACGACCAGAAGGAGGAGGAGGCGAGCCAGCTCGCCAAGTCCGTCTCCGACCTCGAGCGCAGGAACAAGGATCTGGCCGCGAGGAACGAGGCGCTGCAGGCGGAAAACGAGGACCTGAAAAGGCAGGTCGCCGCCAGGGACGACATGCTGCGGCTCAAATCCGAGGAGATCGCGAAGCAGGATGCCAGGCAGGCCGCGATGGTCGAGGAGGTCGGCCGCATGAAGGCCCAGCTTGCGAGATCCGGCGACGGCGGGCCTCGTGACGCCCCCGCCGCGGCCCGCCCGGCGGGGCTCAAATCCATCCGCCTCAAGGTGCTCTCCGGCGACGGGAAAATCGACTCCGCCCGCCGGATGGCGAAACGTCTCACGGCCCTGGGGTACAAGGTGGAGAACGTCGGGATGGCCGAGAGCTCCGATTACCCCGCCAACACGGTCTACTTTGCTGAGAAGTACAAGAAGGAGGCCAGGGCCCTCGCCGGCAGGCTCGGCAAGGACACCATCGTGAAGCCCCTGACCTGGAAGTCCGTCTTCAATCTCATCGTCGTGACGGGGGGCTGAACCGGCGGCGCAGGGGCCGGGGAAAGAGGGGAACGCAGAGACAGGAGGCCGGGGGGCATGCCCCTCCGGCCTTTCGCGTGACTGCCCTGCGGCGGCTGATCATCGCCCGGCGGCCGGCCGCCGCTCGGCGATCTTCCGCTCCAGCAGCCGGCGATGGGAGACCGTGTCGTTCACGATTTCATCGACGAGAGACCGGAACCCGGGGTCATCCGTCTGCACGATGTCCGTGAACCGTGCCTCGATGACGGCCTGCTCGATGTCGAGGGCGAGGCGCAGGGCTTTCATCTGCGGGACGCCGGCCTGCTGCACGCCGGCGATGTCCCGCTCGATGCCGTCGATGAACGTCCTGAGCGCCGGCGCGCTGAAAGGCCGCCCGGGCTGGAACCGGCCGGGATTGGCCGTGATGCCCGCGATCATCGACCGGATGTGCCTCGCATGGCGCCTTTCCTCCGCGGCGAGCCCCCGCCAGAATTCCTCGTCCTCCTTCCAGAGGACGGCGCAGGTCGCGTAGAGACGTTGAACGGTTTCCTCGGCCCGGGCCATCAGGTCAAGGGTTTCGAGGGTCCGATCCAAAACGGGGTGCTGCATCGTGTCCTCCCGGTCCCGTGAAAAGGGTTTGGACTTTCCATCTCTATCGGTTGCATCCCCCCCGTTCTTGAGCCCATTCGATTGCAAGCCGGGGCGCACAAAGTGCTTGACAAAGGAACGTCCGCTGGGGTATCCGGAACGCGGTGATGGAGTTCGCCCTTAACCGCCAACCAGGCTGATAACTCCTCTGCGGTGAATGCCCCGGAGGAGTTTTTTTATGGCCCCACCAGCGGAAACCATGACGCCGTCTTCTATCCAGCACGTCGCACAGAAGGGCCTGCAGCAGGTCCGGTCCGTTTGCGACCGGATGCAGATCCTCTCGCTCAACCGCCAGCTGGAGGCCTGCGAGGGGCTCTTCGTCGAGAACCCCCCCATCGACGTGGCCATCCTCGGCCAGTTCAAGGCCGGCAAGAGTTCCTTCGTCAACAACCTGATCGGGCGGGACGTGCTGCCCGTGGGCGTCATCCCCGTCACGACGGTCATCACCCGCCTGCGGTACGGCGAGCGCGAGCGCGCCGTCATCTCCTTCTACGACGGCTCGACGAAGGAGATCCCCGTGGGCGCCCTCGACGAGTACACCTCCGAGGCGAAGAACCCCTCGAACGAGAAGAACGTCGAGACCGTCGACATCGAGCTGCCGAGCCTGGCCGATTACGCGGGGCTGCGCCTCGTCGACACGCCCGGCCTGGGGAGCGTCTTCAAGGCCCACATGGAGGTGTCGGCCAACTGGCTTCCCGAGGTGGGCGCGGCCGTCCTGGCCGTGAGCGCAGACCGGCCCCTGTCGGAAAACGACGTGCAGCTCATCCGCGAGCTCACGCAGTACACCCCGAGGATCATCCTGCTGCTCACGAAGGCGGACCTGCTCACGCCGTCCCAGCAGGAGGAAGTGGTCCGGTTCTTCGAGGACACCCTGAAGAGGGAGCTGAACCGGGAGTTCCCCATCTTCCTCTACTCGACGAAGACGGACACGGTGAAGTTCCGGCAACGGCTCGAGGCCGAGCTCTTCTTCAAGCTGGCCCTGAACCGGGACTTCGAGTTCCGCAAGATACTCCAGCACAAGGCCAATTCGATCATCCGGGCGTGCCTCGGCTACCTGGAGATCGCCCTGAAGACGTCCCTGCAGGCCGACGAGGACCGCGAGAGCCTCCGCCGGCAGATCCTCGACGAGAAGGTGAGCTTCGAGTCCATGCGGGAGCAGCTCTTCTTCATCTGCCGGGAGAACCAGAAGCAGACGCGTGTCTTCATCATGAACGTCCTGCAGGGGTTCATGAAGCCCCTCTGGACCGAGGTCATGGGGCGGCTCGAGACGGAGATGAAGTCCTGGCGGGGAAACCTCTGGCAGCTCACGCGCCGCTACGAGCAGTGGGTGGCCGACACGATGACCGAGGAGATGCGGCGCCTCTCGAAAAAGCAGCACCGCAACTTCTACGGGACGCTCAAGAAGGCCCACGCGGGCCTCGCCCGCTCCCTGGAGGCCTTCCGCGTGATCCTCAACGGCAACGTGCAGAAGGTGCTGGGCGTGAGCCTCGCCGAGGCGGAGTGGGACATCCGGATCGCGGAGCCCGAGCAGCCCGACATCCGGACGTTCCGGGCGTCCAACTACAACCTGGACCTCATCTGGTTCCTCATCCCCATGTTCCTGTTCCGGCGGGCCTTCGAGAAACGGTTCCTCGAAAAGATCCCCTGGGAGGTGGAGACCAACATCAACCGCCTGGCGGCCCAGTGGGAGGACCGGATCAACGCGGCCATCGACGGGATGCACAAACAGGCGGCGCAGTACGTCAAGGACGAGACGGCGACCATCGAATCGCTGCTGTCCGCCGCCCGGGGGCGGACGGACGAGATCCGGGGGATGATCGCCGAGCTGAAGAGACACTCGGATGAGCTGTCGGCGGGTTGACGGAACCGCAGCCGGCAGGGACAGGAGATGCGCAATGGGCACGAAAATCAAGTCGATCCGCGCCATGGAAATCCTCGATTCCCGGGGAAACCCCACAGTCAAGGCCTACGTGACGCTCGACAACGGCATGACGGCTTCCGCCTCCTGCCCGTCGGGGGCATCGACCGGCGAGAACGAGGCCGTGGAACTCAGGGACGGCAAGAGCCGCTACCTCGGCAAGGGCGTCATGAGGGCGGCGGCCAACGTCAGCGAGATCATCGCCCCCGTGCTCATCGACATGGACCCGAGCCGGCAGGCGGAGATCGACCGCCTGATGATCCATCTCGACGGGACGCCGAACAAGAGCCGTCTCGGCGCAAACGCCATCGTCAGCGTGTCCATGGCCGTGGCCCGGGCGGCGGCCATGGCGGCAGGGCTTCCGCTCTATGCCTACATGGGGGGGTTCAACGCCCTGCGTCTCCCCGTGCCCATGATGAACATCCTCAACGGCGGCAAGCACGCCGCGAACAGCGTGGATCTGCAGGAGTTCATGGTCATGCCCGTCGGCGCCTCGTCCTTCGCCGAGGCCCTGCGCTACGGTGCGGAGACCTTCCACGCGCTCAAGACCATCCTCGGCGAGAAAGGCTACTCGGCCGGCGTGGGCGACGAGGGGGGGTTCGCGCCGAACCTGAAGAGCAACGACGAGGCCTGCGAGCTGATCCTGGCGGCCATTGAACGGGCCGGTTACGCACCCGGCCGGGACATCGCGCTGGCCCTCGACCCGGCCGCGAGCTCCTTCTGCGAGAACGGGGTCTACAACCTGGCCAAGTCGGGGCAGGGAAAGAAGAGCAGCTCCGAGATGATCGACTGGTACGGCTCATGGCTTGACAAGTATCCCATCGTTTCGATCGAAGACGGCCTGGCGGAAAACGACTGGGACGGCTTCCGCGAACAGACGGCGAAGCAGGGGGGCCGCATTCAGATCGTGGGAGACGACATCTTCGTGACCAACACGAAATACATCGCCCGGGGCATCCGGGAGAATACGGCCAATGCCGTGCTGATCAAGCTCAACCAGATCGGCACGGTCACCGAGACCATCGAGGCGATCAACCTGTGCCGCAGGGCGGGATGGGGTTACGTGATCTCGCACCGCTCCGGGGAGACGGAGGACACGTTC from Syntrophaceae bacterium includes these protein-coding regions:
- a CDS encoding SPFH domain-containing protein; the protein is MGTDNLVFLEVLEWFDETGQELVHRIPEKGSGEIKYGAQLTVRESQSAVFFYQGKAYDAFGPGRHTLTTLNIPILTKVLSLPWGMTSPLRAEVYFVNMKLFPNLKWGTRDPVAFRDSELGLIRLRAHGVYSIQVLQPALLVNRLVGTQGMYGTPEIEDYLSQAIVSRFNDLMGETIDTVFKLPGRYEELSAGLVKRLQEDFSHFGLGLQALYINSITPPAEVQKAIDDKSRLAVFDDVNKLLKVKAAMALEKAAETKTEAGAALGMGLGLMMPAFFTEYMRQGGRAEAMTCPECRGPVTADAKFCPGCGHQLVVFNRCPRCGKNLTPHAKFCSRCGAPAGEAPGPKTCPQCRAENLPDSVYCNHCGNKIG
- a CDS encoding tetratricopeptide repeat protein — its product is MQRLLLLFAVLVLAGCAMPKIIILDDPLTAQQHNDLGVAYEEKGDFALAEKEYEKALKKNREWVIPYLNLGHLYYRQNRLDRAEHILREGLRARGDHPDLLNNLAWVLMEKGRLEHAQYLVDKAIAIEDKEEYRDTRREILERMKEK
- a CDS encoding peptidase C39 — its product is MKRIALLLLLTASNALALEIEGVPFVKQDSQFCGPAALASVMTYHGVQTDQKTVGAAVHSEKLQGALITDLERFAREAGLEAKSGRGTPEGLKAAIDRGRPVIVLVDLGLWVVSRPHYLVVFGYDGEGFIAHDGATPGNRYPYARFAEIWGKMGNAYLLVHK
- a CDS encoding PA2779 family protein, translated to MVSRLRNPLLALGVALYLSCLMVSPAVAGMVGSVTSQGAATETRQDELSRIQRALETEIVKEKLKAYGLTPGEIEQKLQGLSDEQIHMLAQASDRVLAGGDALGVVIAILVIILLVILILKLTDKSIVIK
- a CDS encoding ferritin family protein; its protein translation is MNFATLQDALTFAMEKEKRANELYLLFRGKVKDEGARTLLQELADQEMGHWRMIREALESGSVEGIAAKAKGRDIQLSDTMVEIELTPDSTPQDIMVFAMQMEKKALDFYAGLRDRYRGTDLEALFDRLAREEMRHKEILEKEYEQHFAQWM
- the eno gene encoding phosphopyruvate hydratase, which codes for MGTKIKSIRAMEILDSRGNPTVKAYVTLDNGMTASASCPSGASTGENEAVELRDGKSRYLGKGVMRAAANVSEIIAPVLIDMDPSRQAEIDRLMIHLDGTPNKSRLGANAIVSVSMAVARAAAMAAGLPLYAYMGGFNALRLPVPMMNILNGGKHAANSVDLQEFMVMPVGASSFAEALRYGAETFHALKTILGEKGYSAGVGDEGGFAPNLKSNDEACELILAAIERAGYAPGRDIALALDPAASSFCENGVYNLAKSGQGKKSSSEMIDWYGSWLDKYPIVSIEDGLAENDWDGFREQTAKQGGRIQIVGDDIFVTNTKYIARGIRENTANAVLIKLNQIGTVTETIEAINLCRRAGWGYVISHRSGETEDTFLADFAVAMGGGQIKTGSACRSERICKYNRLLEIEHELGKAAIFENPLKRT